One Streptomyces sp. RPA4-2 genomic window carries:
- a CDS encoding acyl-CoA dehydrogenase family protein codes for MHLEYTPEQQRLRTELREYFAELVPDNAYARYGDPAAQKRFYRETIRRLGTDGRLGAGWPKEYGGSGLTPMEQFIFFDEAAQAGVPLPLMALNTVGPTIMQFGTEEQKGYFLPRILSGEIDFAIGYSEPDAGTDLAALKTRAVREGDETTGHYTVDGQKIWTTNGDTADWVWLAVRTDPDAPPHKGITMLLVPTSDPGYSCTLINTLASHDTTASYYENIRVPVSRRVGEENKGWRLITNQLNHERVTLAAHGTMAIRALHDVQRWAMETKLADGRRVVDLPWVRRRLAQTHTRLDAMKLLNWQMVNAVQQGTLTPQDASAVKVYGSEARRDAYAWLMEIVAMPGVLKEGSAGAVLHGELERGYRSAVIFTFGGGNNEIQREIISWIGLGMPRVRR; via the coding sequence GTGCATCTCGAATACACGCCGGAGCAGCAGCGGTTGCGGACCGAACTGCGTGAGTACTTCGCCGAGCTGGTGCCCGACAACGCCTATGCCCGGTACGGCGATCCGGCGGCGCAGAAGCGGTTCTACCGTGAGACGATCCGCCGCCTCGGCACGGACGGCCGGCTCGGTGCGGGCTGGCCCAAGGAGTACGGCGGCAGCGGGCTCACGCCCATGGAGCAGTTCATCTTCTTCGACGAGGCCGCCCAGGCGGGCGTACCGCTGCCCCTGATGGCGCTGAACACCGTCGGCCCGACGATCATGCAGTTCGGCACCGAGGAGCAGAAGGGGTACTTCCTGCCGAGGATCCTCTCCGGCGAGATCGACTTCGCGATCGGCTACAGCGAGCCCGACGCGGGCACCGATCTGGCCGCGCTGAAGACCCGGGCCGTACGCGAGGGCGACGAGACCACCGGGCACTACACGGTCGACGGGCAGAAGATCTGGACGACGAACGGCGACACCGCCGACTGGGTGTGGCTCGCCGTCCGCACCGACCCGGACGCCCCGCCCCACAAGGGCATCACCATGCTCCTCGTACCGACCTCCGACCCGGGTTACTCCTGCACCCTCATCAACACCCTCGCCTCGCACGACACCACCGCCAGCTACTACGAGAACATCCGCGTCCCCGTCTCCCGCCGGGTCGGTGAGGAGAACAAGGGCTGGCGGCTGATCACGAACCAGCTCAACCACGAGCGCGTCACCCTCGCCGCCCACGGCACGATGGCGATCCGCGCCCTGCACGACGTCCAGCGCTGGGCCATGGAGACCAAGCTCGCCGACGGCCGCCGGGTCGTCGACCTCCCCTGGGTGCGCCGCCGGCTCGCGCAGACCCACACCCGGCTCGACGCCATGAAGCTCCTGAACTGGCAGATGGTGAACGCCGTCCAGCAGGGCACCCTCACTCCGCAGGACGCCTCCGCGGTCAAGGTGTACGGCTCCGAGGCGCGCCGGGACGCGTACGCCTGGCTCATGGAGATCGTCGCCATGCCGGGTGTCCTGAAGGAGGGCTCGGCGGGTGCCGTCCTGCACGGCGAGCTGGAACGCGGCTACCGGTCGGCGGTGATCTTCACCTTCGGCGGCGGCAACAACGAGATCCAGCGCGAGATCATCTCGTGGATCGGGCTGGGGATGCCGCGGGTGCGGCGTTGA
- a CDS encoding CbtB-domain containing protein — MAQSVAQPTATPTAVPAKLPIGAIVPWAVFFGVLMLVLLYFVGAEQGATSLVSGENVHEWVHDARHLLGFPCH, encoded by the coding sequence ATGGCGCAGTCCGTCGCCCAGCCGACCGCCACCCCCACCGCCGTTCCCGCCAAGCTGCCGATCGGCGCGATCGTCCCGTGGGCGGTCTTCTTCGGCGTCCTGATGCTGGTCCTGCTCTACTTCGTCGGCGCCGAACAGGGCGCCACCTCCCTCGTGTCCGGCGAGAACGTCCACGAGTGGGTGCACGACGCCCGCCACCTCCTCGGATTCCCCTGCCACTGA